From the genome of Bacillus oleivorans, one region includes:
- a CDS encoding PTS lactose/cellobiose transporter subunit IIA yields the protein MDPTSLEGISFQIILHAGNARSSSMEAIQLAKIGKFEQALEKIAEADQSFLEAHHAQTSLLEKEANGESSSLSILLVHAQDHLMTAMTVKEMAQEFIDLYRKLGQ from the coding sequence GTGGATCCAACATCATTAGAAGGAATTTCATTTCAGATTATTCTTCATGCAGGAAATGCAAGATCATCTTCAATGGAAGCAATCCAGCTGGCTAAAATCGGAAAGTTTGAGCAGGCTTTGGAAAAAATTGCGGAGGCTGATCAATCATTTTTAGAAGCCCATCATGCCCAAACTTCTCTTTTAGAAAAGGAAGCGAATGGTGAAAGCTCAAGCCTTTCAATTTTACTCGTTCATGCACAAGACCATCTCATGACAGCTATGACGGTAAAAGAAATGGCACAGGAATTTATCGATTTATATAGAAAGTTAGGACAATAG
- a CDS encoding PTS sugar transporter subunit IIB, which produces MKIILVCSAGMSTSMLVQRMRKAADEKGVSATIQATSEADLANHLDQTDVILVGPQVRYLAPKIKEKAAPHGIQVEVIDSLAYGMMDGGKVFEQAQGLVKSK; this is translated from the coding sequence GTGAAAATCATTCTAGTCTGTTCGGCTGGTATGTCAACGAGTATGCTAGTCCAGCGAATGAGAAAAGCTGCTGATGAAAAAGGGGTATCTGCCACTATTCAAGCGACCTCAGAAGCCGATCTAGCTAATCATTTAGATCAAACGGATGTGATTTTGGTTGGTCCGCAAGTTAGATATCTGGCACCAAAAATAAAAGAAAAGGCTGCACCACATGGTATTCAGGTTGAAGTGATTGATTCATTGGCCTATGGAATGATGGACGGCGGGAAAGTTTTCGAACAAGCACAAGGATTAGTGAAAAGTAAATAG
- a CDS encoding MFS transporter — MDYTPQEICKNERLSIYNGAFQIIIVSFIGNFIPLFAIEVLDASNTQVGLISSLPSIMIILSMIPAAIWMDRFESKKKFTAINIFAARFLFLLLLFVPIIPMANQAWVLVVMIAVMNFPIAVSTLSWQSLIGDLIPDERRGQFFSKRGRILTIVGMFTTFASGLIINQFDSSDPYPFQVLFIIGFVFGLAEIYFLIKHIEYGAKPEKDQESMFKTIIKTFKHKPYFYFLVCACMFNFGWQMAWPLFTIYQINYAHATALWISIFTVINQIAQIVSYNWWGKMADKWGNSTMLFVCAIGMTTAPILTILTKNLYFLALSNLWTGLFVSGTVLLLFNQVLRVSPNQLRTSFLANYNLMIAFIGCIAPQLGVLLLDYLGMVKAMSISSVFRLLGGISFLLVVFYFENKRRNKKNHVNASV; from the coding sequence ATGGACTATACACCACAGGAAATCTGCAAGAATGAAAGGCTGAGTATTTATAACGGGGCTTTCCAGATTATAATAGTAAGTTTTATAGGTAACTTTATCCCTTTATTTGCGATTGAGGTTCTGGATGCATCGAATACTCAAGTCGGATTAATCAGTTCTTTGCCATCAATCATGATTATTCTCTCTATGATTCCCGCTGCCATTTGGATGGATCGGTTTGAATCCAAAAAGAAATTTACAGCCATCAATATTTTTGCAGCCCGATTTTTATTCTTGCTGCTCCTGTTTGTTCCGATTATTCCAATGGCAAACCAAGCTTGGGTGCTTGTCGTGATGATTGCTGTGATGAACTTTCCGATCGCCGTTTCAACCCTATCCTGGCAATCACTGATTGGGGATCTCATTCCTGATGAAAGAAGAGGTCAATTTTTTAGCAAGCGCGGTCGGATATTAACGATAGTTGGGATGTTCACGACATTTGCGTCTGGATTGATCATTAATCAGTTTGATAGCAGCGATCCGTATCCATTTCAGGTCCTTTTTATAATTGGTTTCGTTTTTGGGTTGGCTGAGATTTACTTCTTGATAAAGCATATCGAATATGGGGCAAAACCTGAAAAAGATCAGGAAAGCATGTTCAAAACCATAATCAAAACATTTAAGCATAAACCGTATTTCTATTTTCTCGTATGTGCTTGTATGTTTAATTTTGGCTGGCAGATGGCATGGCCGCTTTTTACCATTTATCAAATCAATTATGCGCATGCGACAGCTTTATGGATTAGTATTTTTACCGTTATAAATCAAATTGCTCAAATTGTGAGTTACAATTGGTGGGGCAAAATGGCGGATAAATGGGGTAATTCAACCATGCTATTCGTCTGTGCGATTGGAATGACAACCGCCCCTATACTGACCATCCTAACAAAGAATCTTTATTTCTTGGCTTTATCGAATCTATGGACAGGTTTATTCGTTTCCGGAACCGTGCTGCTGCTCTTTAACCAGGTTCTCCGGGTTTCGCCTAATCAACTCCGGACCTCTTTTCTAGCAAACTATAATCTTATGATTGCTTTTATTGGATGCATTGCTCCTCAGCTCGGAGTCCTATTACTAGATTATCTTGGCATGGTTAAAGCAATGTCGATTTCATCCGTATTCCGGCTATTAGGTGGGATCTCATTTCTATTGGTGGTTTTCTATTTTGAAAATAAGAGACGTAATAAAAAGAATCACGTAAATGCATCTGTTTGA
- a CDS encoding DUF2642 domain-containing protein produces the protein MNDFSQFIGENMYFKMNGENRFVGRLIDAGNDVLVIYNGVDFVYISLYHIQYYRLLEEDEESDIKKPEVEPSIQDDLSSISLRKILTAAKGIFTEIYVTGKHPVHGFVTNVMTDYFVFYSPLYKTIYVSLKHLKWIIPYNPTESPYGLSRQEFPVSEINQTLARTLEEQLKKSAGKMVIFNFGDQGDRVGKLMKIDNSQIEIKKARRGNAYLNMNHVQTIHFP, from the coding sequence GTGAACGATTTTAGTCAATTTATTGGGGAGAACATGTATTTTAAAATGAACGGTGAAAATAGATTTGTCGGTCGACTGATTGATGCAGGCAATGATGTATTGGTCATATATAACGGAGTAGATTTTGTTTATATTTCCCTCTATCACATTCAATATTATAGACTTTTAGAAGAAGATGAGGAGTCGGATATTAAAAAGCCAGAAGTCGAACCTAGTATACAGGATGACTTATCCTCTATTTCCCTTAGAAAAATATTAACTGCTGCTAAAGGAATATTTACAGAAATATACGTAACAGGTAAGCATCCCGTTCATGGATTCGTTACAAATGTAATGACAGATTACTTCGTATTCTATAGTCCGCTCTACAAAACAATTTATGTTTCATTAAAACATTTAAAATGGATTATACCATACAATCCAACTGAATCTCCTTATGGCTTGAGCAGACAGGAGTTTCCGGTATCTGAAATTAATCAGACATTAGCAAGAACGCTCGAAGAACAATTAAAAAAATCGGCAGGAAAAATGGTGATATTTAACTTTGGAGACCAGGGGGATCGAGTCGGAAAGTTAATGAAGATTGACAACAGCCAGATCGAAATCAAAAAAGCGAGAAGGGGTAATGCTTATCTAAATATGAATCATGTGCAAACGATTCATTTTCCATAA
- a CDS encoding PTS sugar transporter subunit IIC, translated as MSKFQKFEEKVLPIAGRLGSQRHLAAIRDGFAAILPLIIIGSLAVLINNLPIQFFQDFMINVFGESWKNLGGYIWNGTFAVLSLIICISVSYNLARSYNVDPLAAALVGVGSLIILTPMTEDGGISVQWMSAQGLFVALFVALVGTEIFRKLAQTRLTIKMPAGVPEAVARSFASLIPAMIVLFIFGFIQLVFMDMIGTSLQDSIYKVIQAPFESFAGTLPAVLGIEFTKSFLWFFGLHGSNILEPIIEAAYLPGLQENIELFAQGVSAKDVPNIITKPFMDVFVAMGGTGTGLSLLIAIFIIMKAKNARSLGKMSAPAALFNINEPLIFGLPIVLNPILFIPFILVPLVNVSIAYFATSIGFVPKTVVMVPWTTPPIIGGYLATGGSVTGSILQLVNLAVGALVYLPFLKVLDKQMLTNAAAAAEKQKDSSQQQDIKM; from the coding sequence ATGAGTAAGTTTCAAAAATTTGAAGAAAAAGTGTTGCCGATTGCTGGAAGATTAGGTTCTCAAAGACATTTAGCAGCAATCAGGGATGGATTTGCGGCTATTTTACCGCTTATCATTATTGGTTCCTTAGCCGTTTTGATTAACAACCTGCCGATTCAATTTTTCCAGGACTTTATGATAAATGTATTCGGAGAAAGCTGGAAGAATCTCGGCGGTTATATTTGGAACGGGACATTTGCAGTTCTCTCATTGATTATTTGTATTAGTGTCAGTTACAATCTCGCCAGATCCTATAATGTCGACCCTTTAGCAGCTGCATTAGTAGGAGTTGGGTCTTTAATAATTTTGACACCAATGACAGAAGATGGGGGAATATCTGTTCAATGGATGTCAGCACAAGGACTTTTTGTTGCTTTGTTTGTTGCACTCGTAGGTACTGAAATTTTTAGAAAGCTAGCTCAAACGAGACTAACGATTAAAATGCCGGCTGGTGTACCGGAAGCTGTAGCTCGATCTTTTGCGTCCCTTATTCCAGCTATGATAGTTTTGTTTATTTTTGGATTCATACAGCTAGTCTTCATGGACATGATCGGAACAAGCTTACAAGACAGTATTTATAAAGTGATTCAAGCACCTTTTGAAAGCTTTGCCGGAACACTGCCAGCTGTATTAGGCATTGAATTTACAAAGTCATTCCTTTGGTTCTTTGGCCTTCATGGCTCTAACATTTTAGAACCAATTATTGAAGCGGCATATCTGCCGGGTTTACAAGAAAACATTGAGTTGTTTGCTCAAGGGGTATCTGCTAAAGATGTTCCAAATATTATTACAAAGCCATTTATGGACGTTTTTGTGGCGATGGGCGGAACAGGAACAGGTCTTTCTTTACTAATAGCCATCTTTATTATTATGAAAGCAAAGAATGCGAGAAGCTTAGGGAAAATGAGCGCACCTGCTGCACTATTTAATATTAACGAGCCGCTAATTTTTGGTTTACCAATCGTTTTAAATCCGATTCTATTCATTCCATTTATCTTAGTACCGCTCGTCAATGTATCCATTGCCTATTTTGCCACATCCATTGGCTTCGTTCCAAAAACGGTAGTGATGGTACCATGGACAACACCTCCGATTATTGGCGGATATTTAGCTACAGGGGGGTCGGTTACAGGATCGATTTTACAATTGGTGAACTTAGCTGTCGGTGCATTAGTGTACCTGCCATTCCTGAAAGTGTTGGATAAACAAATGCTTACAAATGCTGCCGCAGCTGCAGAAAAACAAAAAGACTCTAGTCAGCAGCAGGATATCAAGATGTAA
- a CDS encoding GntR family transcriptional regulator, translated as MQPANEGNALHFRVKEDILQKIKNGDYLPHTQLPTEAEFCKKYGVSRTTIRTALQQLTIEGYVYRTQGKGTFVADHKVKQTLTSTVNHFSQQLATQGKNPSIRVLNLEVIQADSFLAKLFDIKQGDPVNKLERVRFADNHTLQYEIAYLPWLKAPGLNAKECEKSLYQLLDKQYGLKIKKTIEHLELFIADQDISEKLQIKMGAPCFALETYAYLPDETPIEYSKTFFRGDRAHFVIERDYEV; from the coding sequence ATGCAACCAGCCAATGAAGGGAACGCGCTTCACTTTCGTGTTAAAGAGGATATTTTACAAAAGATAAAAAACGGTGACTACCTTCCACATACCCAATTACCAACAGAAGCGGAATTCTGTAAAAAATATGGGGTAAGCCGGACCACAATCAGAACAGCACTTCAACAACTAACAATTGAAGGATATGTTTATCGTACCCAGGGAAAGGGAACCTTTGTTGCCGATCATAAAGTAAAACAAACGTTAACTTCCACCGTCAATCACTTCTCTCAGCAGCTGGCAACACAAGGGAAAAACCCTTCCATTCGCGTGTTAAATTTGGAAGTGATTCAGGCAGATTCGTTCCTAGCTAAATTATTTGATATTAAACAAGGTGATCCAGTTAACAAACTGGAGAGAGTTCGTTTCGCCGATAACCATACGCTTCAATATGAAATTGCATATCTTCCATGGCTTAAAGCCCCCGGCTTAAATGCGAAAGAATGCGAAAAGTCGTTATATCAATTATTAGACAAACAATATGGATTAAAAATCAAAAAGACAATCGAACACCTTGAATTATTCATCGCTGATCAAGACATTTCAGAGAAATTACAAATTAAAATGGGGGCACCCTGTTTTGCATTAGAGACCTATGCCTATCTTCCAGATGAAACCCCTATAGAATATTCAAAGACTTTTTTTAGAGGGGACCGTGCGCATTTTGTAATTGAGAGGGATTATGAGGTGTGA
- a CDS encoding DUF1646 family protein — MIGLVIILLLVLFLPFLVKKVEHNLEIFLFIMGVAAAAISGIMDWHLIEKAFVDPITITIAVLVAGLLTKWLQVPLEKSILSVSKALSPRVFAALIVVILGLLSSIITAIIAAIVLVIIINMLRLDRQSEIRLTILACFSIGLGAALTPIGEPLSTITVSKLNEDFFYLLELIGPEVIPAVVIFGLLAWIFVKPGDSTDSLEGDRKAESYKEILIRSAKIYLFVMGLTFLGHGFEPLINEYVLGLHPMLLYWINMISAVLDNATLAAAEISPAMDPDTIRAILLGLLISGGMLIPGNIPNIIAAGKLNITSKEWARFGVPVGLITMAVYFVVLYLVY, encoded by the coding sequence ATGATTGGGTTAGTGATAATTTTATTGCTTGTCTTATTTTTACCATTCCTTGTTAAAAAAGTGGAACACAATTTGGAGATTTTTCTTTTTATTATGGGGGTTGCCGCAGCTGCGATTAGCGGCATAATGGATTGGCACTTAATCGAAAAGGCGTTTGTCGATCCAATTACGATTACCATCGCCGTTTTAGTTGCAGGCTTATTGACTAAGTGGCTGCAAGTGCCTCTTGAGAAGTCAATATTGTCAGTCAGCAAGGCATTATCACCACGTGTGTTTGCTGCTCTAATTGTAGTTATTTTGGGACTGCTGTCTAGTATTATTACAGCTATTATTGCTGCGATTGTACTAGTGATCATTATCAATATGCTTCGGCTTGACCGGCAATCGGAAATCCGGTTAACGATTTTAGCCTGCTTTTCGATTGGCTTAGGTGCAGCTTTAACCCCAATTGGCGAACCTCTTTCCACCATCACCGTAAGTAAGCTAAATGAAGATTTCTTTTACCTATTAGAGTTGATCGGACCAGAAGTGATCCCTGCAGTCGTGATCTTTGGTCTCTTAGCTTGGATCTTTGTTAAGCCTGGTGATAGTACTGATAGTTTAGAAGGAGACCGAAAAGCTGAAAGCTATAAAGAAATCTTGATTCGCTCAGCTAAAATCTACTTGTTCGTGATGGGTCTCACTTTCCTTGGCCATGGCTTTGAACCGTTAATTAATGAATACGTTCTTGGCTTGCATCCGATGCTGTTATATTGGATTAATATGATATCTGCAGTACTAGACAATGCAACGCTGGCTGCTGCTGAAATTAGTCCGGCGATGGATCCTGATACGATTCGTGCTATATTACTGGGTCTTTTGATTAGCGGCGGCATGCTGATTCCAGGTAATATTCCAAACATTATCGCAGCGGGAAAACTCAATATTACAAGTAAGGAATGGGCGCGATTCGGTGTTCCAGTTGGGCTTATTACGATGGCCGTGTACTTTGTCGTTCTGTACCTTGTGTACTAA
- a CDS encoding DUF6954 family protein — protein MKRWVLWALFVPVYLLITFFGLGPVLLADGTAGERLFTLLVVLGIYAVVTRIFLHLLKLK, from the coding sequence ATGAAAAGATGGGTGTTGTGGGCACTGTTTGTTCCTGTTTATTTGCTTATTACCTTTTTTGGATTAGGACCTGTGTTATTGGCAGATGGGACAGCTGGTGAAAGACTTTTTACTTTGTTGGTGGTTCTTGGAATTTATGCTGTTGTAACTCGGATATTTTTACATTTACTTAAACTGAAATAA
- a CDS encoding YjcZ family sporulation protein: MADRRDRDRDGGMGFALLVVLFILLVIVGTAFIGF; the protein is encoded by the coding sequence ATGGCAGATCGCAGAGATCGAGATCGTGATGGCGGAATGGGATTCGCTTTATTAGTTGTTCTATTTATTCTGTTAGTTATTGTAGGTACAGCTTTCATTGGCTTTTAA
- the chbG gene encoding chitin disaccharide deacetylase — MKLIVNADDFGYTPAVTYGILDAYKNGIVTSTTMMCNSPYMDHAVELAKQNPDLGVGVHLVLTSRAPLCNDVPSLIDENGKFFHQSQIFEHAKEEDIEKEWTAQIERFLASGLKPSHLDSHHNVHGHPIAFPVAVKLASKYGLPIRNALNDEFDYASVRTTDIMLRKFYGEHVTFETLEEQLKIVAAKPQTAEMNCHPGYIDEELRLQSSYVENRNVEYTLLTSEQIKNFAKELNIEFTTYAAI; from the coding sequence ATGAAACTTATTGTAAATGCTGATGACTTTGGGTACACTCCAGCTGTTACCTACGGAATCTTGGATGCGTATAAAAATGGAATTGTTACGTCCACGACCATGATGTGTAATTCACCGTATATGGACCATGCAGTGGAACTTGCCAAGCAAAATCCTGATTTAGGGGTTGGTGTACATCTTGTTTTAACCAGTCGTGCTCCTTTATGTAATGATGTACCTTCCTTAATTGATGAAAACGGGAAATTTTTTCATCAAAGTCAAATCTTTGAACATGCAAAAGAAGAAGATATTGAAAAGGAATGGACTGCACAGATTGAAAGGTTTTTGGCAAGCGGTCTGAAACCCAGTCATTTAGACAGTCACCATAATGTACACGGACATCCCATTGCCTTTCCAGTAGCGGTAAAACTTGCTTCAAAATATGGGTTACCAATTCGTAATGCCTTGAACGATGAATTCGATTATGCTTCTGTTCGAACGACGGATATTATGCTCCGTAAGTTTTACGGGGAACATGTGACCTTTGAAACATTAGAGGAACAGTTAAAGATCGTCGCTGCTAAACCACAAACGGCAGAAATGAACTGTCACCCGGGATATATCGATGAAGAGTTGCGATTACAGAGTTCATATGTCGAGAATAGGAACGTTGAATATACCCTGTTGACGTCGGAGCAGATAAAGAATTTTGCGAAAGAGCTGAATATCGAGTTTACCACATACGCTGCAATTTAA
- a CDS encoding DUF2642 domain-containing protein, whose product MKNKKVNSKRQQMAQKTKNPQNRQNQQIQQNEPKLEEQTVNANFLASLVNEGINVNSSGPDGFEGTLLGAGKEHMAVQNSDGNITYYNLRHIKSVVKQKAKNNNNNNSLEDFEVVQVDSFADVLKAHKHKWIQVNSSKKDSLQGFLSEVNDDHIVLINDGEVSYISIYHIKNLNEMIETEEEQQEENQTQENNQNNNQNNNQQNQETEERDTGRRIDFVFDNRNLFRI is encoded by the coding sequence TTGAAAAATAAAAAAGTCAATTCAAAAAGACAGCAAATGGCACAAAAAACGAAAAATCCGCAAAACAGACAAAACCAACAAATTCAACAAAACGAGCCAAAACTAGAAGAGCAAACAGTGAATGCAAATTTTTTAGCATCATTAGTCAATGAGGGTATCAATGTAAACTCTAGTGGCCCAGACGGCTTTGAAGGTACGCTATTAGGGGCAGGCAAGGAGCACATGGCTGTACAAAATAGCGATGGAAATATTACCTACTATAATTTACGCCATATAAAAAGTGTTGTAAAGCAAAAAGCTAAAAATAACAATAACAATAACAGTTTAGAAGATTTCGAAGTCGTACAAGTTGATAGTTTTGCAGACGTTTTGAAAGCTCATAAACACAAATGGATTCAGGTTAACTCATCTAAGAAAGATAGTCTCCAAGGGTTTCTTAGTGAAGTCAATGATGATCACATTGTCCTAATCAATGATGGCGAAGTTTCTTATATTTCCATTTACCACATTAAAAACCTCAATGAAATGATCGAAACTGAGGAGGAACAACAAGAAGAAAATCAAACACAAGAGAATAATCAAAATAATAATCAAAATAATAATCAACAAAACCAAGAAACAGAAGAAAGGGACACTGGCAGAAGAATCGATTTCGTCTTCGATAATCGAAACCTCTTTAGAATTTAA
- a CDS encoding arsenic transporter, protein MDNVSISITLFVFLATVLLITWKPRGLNETIPSSISAFILVLFGIVSLGDILAIFNIVSGASITILSTIVMTIVLESIGFFRWVAVNLINKAKGSGKRLYLYVVVLCFLMTVFFNNDGSILITTPIIIQIVKILNLKRHQQIPYLISGALVATAASAPIAISNIANLIALKIVGLTLNSYVAMMFVPSMIGIITITILLYLYFKKDIPVTLPLIEANLSGIKKDRLVPRHPFDTRPSHENVDWWMFRMCILVVVGVRASFFLLTSFGVPMEWIAIVGAIIIVTIRWIRNKTGITDVIKKTPWHILIFALSMYILVYGLGNVGITSIFVEWLKPLVTNDLFGAIFSMGIFLSVLSNLVNNLPAVMIGTITLTEMNVDLRLEQVMYLANIIGSDIGALLTPVGTLATLIWMFILKKNHIHYSWSEYFRVTIIIIPIGLVVSLFSLYLWISWLFI, encoded by the coding sequence ATGGATAATGTGTCAATTTCAATTACGCTCTTTGTGTTTTTGGCAACTGTATTGTTAATTACTTGGAAACCGCGTGGCCTAAATGAAACGATTCCATCATCCATCTCAGCCTTCATACTTGTTTTGTTTGGAATCGTTTCATTAGGCGATATACTGGCAATTTTTAACATCGTTAGTGGAGCGTCAATCACTATATTATCTACAATCGTGATGACCATTGTGTTAGAAAGCATCGGATTTTTCAGGTGGGTTGCCGTAAATTTAATCAATAAAGCCAAAGGTTCTGGAAAGCGACTCTATCTTTATGTTGTAGTTTTGTGTTTTTTAATGACTGTGTTCTTTAATAATGATGGCAGCATATTGATTACAACCCCAATTATTATCCAAATCGTAAAGATCCTAAATCTTAAAAGACATCAGCAGATTCCTTATTTAATTTCCGGGGCATTGGTTGCAACAGCTGCAAGTGCCCCGATTGCCATTAGTAATATTGCCAATTTAATAGCATTGAAGATTGTTGGCTTGACGCTAAACAGTTATGTAGCGATGATGTTTGTGCCATCAATGATCGGGATCATTACCATAACCATTTTGCTTTATTTGTATTTTAAGAAGGACATCCCCGTTACATTACCTCTAATTGAAGCCAACTTGAGCGGAATCAAGAAAGACCGATTGGTTCCCAGGCATCCTTTTGACACCCGTCCTTCTCACGAGAATGTGGATTGGTGGATGTTCCGGATGTGTATTTTGGTAGTCGTTGGGGTACGCGCATCATTCTTCCTGCTGACAAGCTTTGGCGTTCCGATGGAATGGATCGCGATTGTCGGGGCTATTATTATCGTGACGATCCGATGGATTCGAAACAAAACCGGTATCACAGATGTCATCAAAAAAACCCCGTGGCATATTTTAATCTTTGCCCTAAGCATGTACATTCTTGTGTACGGATTAGGAAATGTAGGAATTACATCCATTTTCGTAGAGTGGCTAAAACCACTGGTAACTAATGATTTATTTGGGGCTATTTTTTCAATGGGGATCTTCCTGTCTGTTCTGTCCAACTTAGTCAATAATCTCCCGGCTGTAATGATTGGCACGATTACGCTGACAGAGATGAATGTAGATTTAAGACTAGAACAAGTCATGTACCTTGCAAATATTATCGGAAGCGATATCGGAGCACTTCTTACCCCAGTAGGTACCCTTGCTACGCTAATCTGGATGTTTATTCTGAAAAAGAATCATATCCACTACTCTTGGAGTGAGTATTTCCGGGTGACCATTATCATTATACCAATTGGTTTAGTAGTCAGCCTATTTAGTCTGTATTTGTGGATAAGCTGGTTATTTATTTAA
- a CDS encoding 6-phospho-beta-glucosidase, whose protein sequence is MKLVIIGGGSSYTPEIIEGVIDRHHQFPVTELVLVDIEDGKEKLNIIGALAQRMIEKSGVSIQLSWTLNRQEALMNADFVTTQIRVGGLAARAKDERIPLKHGLIGQETNGAGGIFKAFRTIPVLMEICNDISEICPNAWLINFTNPAGIVTEALLKYSAHKKVIGVCNIPFNMKHSVAEIMGCNPEEVEIEFIGINHFVFGSKVLIRGEDKTDQVLAKLSNSELNYSPANIVSLGWKKEFIESIKLLPNPYHQYYFQTDEVLKKDIKAFHENGTRAEIVQQVERELFQKYQDPNLQVKPKELEKRGGAYYSHAACSLMASIYNNKGDIQTVNIQNHGAISDLPFDCVIEVNAVITKDGPKPVTIGRLPKQVKAVIQQMKGFEELVVEAAVTGDYSLAYASMIMNPLVRNESKAKAVLDELLEAHREYLPQFH, encoded by the coding sequence ATGAAACTAGTCATCATTGGCGGGGGATCTAGCTATACACCGGAAATAATCGAAGGTGTAATTGATCGGCATCATCAGTTCCCTGTTACAGAATTAGTACTGGTGGATATAGAAGATGGCAAAGAAAAGTTAAATATTATTGGCGCTCTCGCCCAACGCATGATTGAGAAATCTGGTGTTTCTATCCAGCTTTCTTGGACATTGAATCGACAAGAAGCCTTAATGAATGCAGACTTCGTAACAACACAAATTCGAGTGGGCGGACTTGCTGCTCGAGCGAAGGATGAACGAATTCCGCTAAAGCATGGTTTAATTGGTCAGGAAACAAATGGGGCAGGTGGAATCTTTAAGGCATTTCGAACGATTCCGGTTTTGATGGAAATTTGTAATGACATTTCCGAAATATGTCCAAATGCTTGGTTGATAAACTTTACGAATCCGGCGGGAATTGTAACTGAGGCATTGTTAAAGTATAGTGCCCATAAAAAGGTGATTGGTGTCTGTAATATTCCTTTTAATATGAAGCACAGTGTTGCTGAAATTATGGGGTGCAATCCAGAGGAAGTGGAAATTGAGTTTATTGGGATTAACCATTTTGTCTTTGGAAGTAAAGTGTTAATACGGGGAGAAGATAAAACCGATCAAGTTCTCGCCAAACTCAGCAATAGCGAGTTGAATTATTCACCTGCCAATATAGTTTCCCTGGGCTGGAAAAAGGAGTTTATCGAATCTATTAAACTACTTCCTAATCCGTATCACCAATACTATTTTCAAACAGATGAAGTTTTAAAAAAGGATATAAAGGCATTTCATGAAAATGGAACAAGAGCGGAAATTGTTCAACAAGTAGAAAGAGAGCTTTTTCAAAAATATCAAGATCCTAATTTGCAGGTTAAACCAAAAGAACTGGAAAAAAGAGGCGGCGCTTATTATAGCCACGCTGCTTGCAGCTTAATGGCGAGCATTTATAACAACAAAGGGGATATTCAAACCGTTAATATACAAAATCATGGAGCTATTTCTGATTTGCCATTTGACTGTGTGATTGAAGTGAATGCCGTGATTACAAAAGATGGACCGAAACCAGTTACGATTGGGAGACTGCCGAAGCAAGTAAAAGCTGTTATCCAACAGATGAAGGGCTTTGAGGAGCTCGTTGTAGAGGCAGCCGTTACGGGAGATTACAGCTTAGCTTATGCATCCATGATTATGAATCCATTGGTCCGAAATGAGTCAAAGGCTAAGGCTGTTTTAGATGAACTTTTAGAAGCTCATAGGGAGTATTTACCACAGTTTCATTAA